Genomic DNA from Calonectris borealis chromosome 4, bCalBor7.hap1.2, whole genome shotgun sequence:
AAAAGACCCTTTAAAAAGATAAGCAGTGCAAAtggactgtttttaaaaatgtaagaagcATGTTATTAATTAGAAATTGCTATAATAGGAttctttcaaatacaaatatagATTGAAGAGATTAGACATGTTTTATAAATTGCtaggaaaagctgaaaagtatGGTCATTTACTGAACATACTAGAAAATCTTGTTTTAGCACAAGAGGTTGTTACAGTGCTCATAAATAGAGGTTCTCAGTCAGAATGAATAACATTAATTGCTTCCAGCAGACCCATTCAGGACACTTCCCTGCTATCTGGAGTAAGACATAAGAGTATTAGTTTCCTGCTGACATAACCCTGCCAAGCTGCTCTGTACAATGAGAACTCTGAGTCATAGGGGCTGTTGGTTCAAAGGAGCTTGCCAAATCAGTAcccaaaatacatatttcatatttAATCCAAACTGTTCCATGCTCATCTAATAGATTAAATGGTACTGAAAGTCATTGTGCTGTAAACCACTGATTTCCTGCAGAAGTAGATGGCTTAATCACTATTTCTCTCTGGATTTCTGTGATTCTGCCACCTTTGACTTGCTGAACCTTCCAGTTCCTTGAGGTGGTTCTCCCAAAACTGAGTTCAGTTGCCCTCTGCTTTGAGGGAGAAGACTGGGTACATATTCCCCTACCGTGGAGAAATTTGCAAAAAAGTGCTAGTAGCTCAGAGCACATTGTGCAATTAATCTTTTAGAATTCATCATGAATTTTCCCTGAGAGGGGAAAGGAGCAAAGGGGctattgtttttttgttgttttttttgttgttgtttgtttggggttttttggggggttgtggtttgttttttttttttttgagaggaaaaggtttCAAGATCCGAAGAGAAAGCAGTATAACAAGGAACTGTTTCCAGGTATGCATCTGTGCTTCTTTGTGGTACCCCCTCCTCCTTTGCGGTTTCCATTGGCCAGATCTTGGTGCTTGCTCAGAAGCAGCCCCTGGGATTCCTGGGGCTTTGCGCTGGGAATGGTAACCAGCCCCCTGCACTCCACTGGGGCATCTCTCCAGCGTCTGAGCTCTTCTGAGgagccagcagcacagaggcCCAGCATGCAGAGGAGGCTGCAGTGCTGAAAGATGACTTGACCTCAGCTACAGATATGCTTTCATTTTATAAACATAACTGTATATCAAtactatcttttttctttttttttttagcttattttgAGTAAATTTTGATTACCTGAAGTTCCTAGGGCCTGTGACAGTGCATTTACAATCTGACAGCTATTTAAGATAATATGTAAGAACTAAGTCAGTGAAAGGGATATTTTCAGTAAATAATCTGCTTTTACTAATTTTGCACCTGAAGGTAGATAACACAGATGCAGAAGGAAGACTGCTGTTAGCTGATGCTCTCTGTTATGCTCACAATTTTAATGCAAGGGCTATTGTGAATGCTGCAACATTAACAGGTAAGCAGTCTCCCTTTCCTGCTCATTTTGCAAGTCAGTTCTTTGTTACTGTCATTATTTGGCCTGTGGATTAGTTGCACTATGTATATGAAGCCAACCTGAATTTGAAAGCAACTGAGATGATTTTACGTGTTGCAGGACAACAGCTAGCACAGTTTATGCTCTAACAACTTGTACAGCTGCACCGTGTTTCTAGGACTGGGGAGCGTATTGGCATGCAAGGTACACGCTCAGCAATGTAGATAAAGTTGGGCCAGCCCAGCCAATCTGGAACTAAGAGTGGGAAAACCTATGCAGACTTTGATGTTTCTGCACAATGTTTCCCAGTGCTTCCATTTCTGAGCTAAACCTTTGCAGCTCCCGGGGCTGCATGATGCAGAGATCCTGGTGTGGCTGTGGAAGAATCCTGCCAGGCCCATATGGCCCTGGCCATGCTGGAGCCAAAACAGCTTCTTCGTGAACGGCTTCCTGAGTGCCTGAGCTCTGACCTACCCAGCACCAGTTCTTCCATTGTGGGAGCTAGCTCAGGTCTCCATGATTCTGAATAATAGCATAGGAGAGTCATTATCATCTTCCCAGGAATTCGTTTGACTGAAGTATCTCTCATTTTATGTGCAGTTTGCACACTTTCAGGCATAATAAAATGTGCTTTTGATTGTTTCATGTCTACAGTTGTATATGAATGAggttataattttaaatttaaaaacagcaTTGTGTATGCATCTCATGAACTGCAGTAACAAGCTGTCATGGGTGAAGTGACTGTAGCTGAAATGAGAGCAAACATGGAAGAGTAATTCAGACAGGAGTCACTGTGTTGCTTAATGAATATGCTAAGCAAAATAATTATCTTTCTATATATTCTCTGTGTGCTTTAAATTATGTTCCATCAGTTTTACCAGTTCAAAAGCTGTGGAGAATTTCAATAGACAGAAGGGAAGCCCATTTTAAGATCGTTGGCTTGTATAAAATGATTCCCATATAGAGGGCATGATAGAAGGAGGAGTTTACTCCCACTATAGATTATTCTGCGTTTGGGATCCTTGGGCACTAAGCAGGAAGGAGGAGACCTCTTGTAGAAATTTCTTTGACATACCATTTTGGTaaactacatttttcttcttttttttttttaatcttaccgAGGATTGAGTGTTGGCATTAGAGAAGCAGTTCTGTGgcatcaaataaataaatacgtgTGTAATCCCTCTGGTTTAGGCATGGTTTAGTACTTTGATAaggattattttcatttaaaataaattcacataTGCTGTGCAAAAATCCATGCAAGTGAAATTCACAAAAGGGAAAGTATCAGCTCAAAATTGTAAAGGTCTATAAATTGGAAAAAGTCCACTcattttctaaatggaaataataaaatttagAGAAGACAGTGTTATTGCTGAATATGTTATATTAGAAATATTGCTAAGACACATCAAGCTGAAAACGGAAAATCTAGTTTCATGAGATACAGAATTTTTATGAATTCTTCTTCTATTAgattatataaatgttttaacAAAGTTTAAACGTTAAAAATGCAAGCGTACTAAAATCTTTACTTTTTGCAGACTTTAGAAATTAGTGATAATGggaattaaaaatgtaaagttcTATGAGGAGTCTGCAGAGGAATAGCTCAGGTCCACCTTTGCCTTTGTTGTATAACCTGAAGGTGTGTTTCTGTAGGTGCCATGGATGTTGCATTGGGGTCTGCTGCGACTGGAGTGTTCACAAACTCATCTTGGCTTTGGACTCACCTTTATGAGGTAGGCCATCTGTATTATTATTAAATCATAATAATAATTCAGTAATAGCTGTTGTTATTGAAAAGTTAGTGCATTATTGAAAGTCTTTATGCAAATCTTAAAGGTATGTTATTACAATTTGAAATCTCGTAGGAATGGTGTTAATACTgtatttaattgaaaataattaattttgactATTAATTACTAGCTCTTTAGTGAGGTTTAATATCATACAGCAAACAGCATGCACATCATCTCAAGGATCTGCATCTTCTGATAACTTACTGCATATGCATAAGCTCTGGACTACTGACAGTAATTAGTTCATGTTAAAAAGATAATTGATCTTAGAAATTCAGAGAGGCTTCATGAGTGGCTGAAACGTGATAGCTAAAGGAAGTCTCTGAAGGGAAGGATTTGTgttgtcaggggaaaaaaaaagcagtctcttAGATTTTGCCTTTTGACTAATGCGAAAGTACCTAAAAAGTAGgtttcactgttttgttttgcagtgtaTTTCCAAATACCTAATACTATATTGGGCTGAGGATTTTTAGACTGatcaaagctaaaaaaaataagCATGCATGATGCTGGGCCTtataaatgcagtttaaaaaaaaaaaattgccaaaactatcactgtttctttttcaggccAGCATTTTGACAGGAGACAGAGTTTGGAGAATGCCTCTTTTTGAACATTACACAAAACAAGTAACAGACTGTCCTCTTGCAGATCTGAGTAACATTGGAAAGTACAGCAGGTAAGATGTACCAATATCCTTCATGTGCCCATTTCTTTCAGTGTACTCATTTAATGTTTTGTGCTGTTGGTGTTGCTTTAGAAACAATACAGTTTTTCTGCTTCccacagagctggaggagcatGCACAGCTGCTGCATTCCTGAAGGAATTTGTGACTGCCTCTCACTGGGCTCATTTAGATATAGCTGGTGTGATGTCGAATAAAGATGAGGTGCCCTATCTTCGAAAAGGCATGGCAGGGCGGCCTACAAGAACGCTAGTAGAGTTTGCAGCTCGATTAAGTCAAGACAGTCACAATACCTAATAAAATACTTATTCTAAAATCATCCATTctgccttaagaaaaaaaatcttaaaaagtatTATTCATAAATGAATGCCCCAAGCATATTTTCACTATGGCAATTTATAAATCATTACTTGAGTAAGAATATCTCACCTTTGAGATTTGTCATCCCATATTatgcatattatttttaaaataaaaaatattctgtttgaaCTATTTGAGATATTTAGTACCACAACATGATGATGGAAAACATCTGAACTCCTATTTTATATGTAAAGTAAGCATAATTATTGCAAACAATAAATCTCTTatttgggtgtgtgtgtgttttgattGAGAGAGAACAGTAGAGGGGGATCATAGCTGTGCCTCAGTTTTGGGTGAATTGTAGATGGTGTGAAAGGTAACTCTGCAAAGTTGTTCATAAAAATGCCATTCTAACATTATTccttagaaaaattaaaactgctgTTAGTGTGTATTGAAGTAGAAATGATGCACCATCAGACTTTTTAGGCTGTTGCAATTAGTGTGATTAGCATGACTTCAGCAATAAATATGTAGCGAGTCGTACACTTTTATTGGCACTTGTTTATCTTGTAACTGTTTTACAAAAACTAATGAATGCAAGCAGTGCTtggtggggtgttggggggaaCCTACCACCATCTCACATGATTTCTGTCATCCTGCTGCTTCCCCCTTTACTGGCGTGAGGCTGTCAGGCTCCAGGCAGGGACAGTATTCCCAGAATCGGTTCAAACGTCAAACAGACTTAACGCTTACAACGTGGGCCGAGGTTTTCTTGAGAATTTGGGGGATCCGGGCCCACAGggtgttctttttgttttgttttagggtgggttttttcctcaaacGCTGGTGTGTAACAAGTGGTGCTGAACTGGTGCTTACCCGGGCTGGAGTCTGGGAGGCGCGGGAGGGCACTGGCTGGAGAAGGAGGGTCCCGCTGGGAAGCATGGCTtggctttctctgcttttcctcttttccgtTCCACACGGGGGCGATACCCAGCAGCTcgggctgcccctgcctgggACGGCGGCGCCGGTCCCGGGCTGCCGCGGGCTGAGGTAACGGCCCACAGGCGGAGGGTGCCCAGCCGCGACCGCCCTGAggcgccggggggcggggcaGCGCCTCGGCCCGCCTTCGGCTCCCGCCCCTCGGCGCATGCGCGCCCGCTGCTCAGCCCGCCGGGGCGCGCCATGGCGGGCACGCTGAGCGGAATGTTCGCCAaccagcccccggggccgccgccgccgccggggcctcccggcgggcccggcccggccggcctcATTCCGCCTCCGACGGGGCTGCGCAATCCCAACAACACGCTCGTGGACGAGCTGGAGGCGTCCTTCGAGGTGTGTGGGCCGGGGTGGGGGCGGCCGCGGGTGGGCGCTGCCCTCACGGCGCCGGCCCTCTAACCTCCGCGCTCCCCTCTCTCGCAGGCCTGCTTCGCCTCGCTGGTGAGCCAGGACTACGTGAACGGCACGGACCAGGAGGAGATCCGCACCGGTGAGGCCCTGGGTGCGGGGGTGGGGCGTCGGCGGTGCCCAgcgccccccgcctcccgcccgccgggccgggctgaCCTCTCGGCGGCTTTCGGGCGCTGCCGCGGTGCTGCAGCTCGGCTCGGCTTGGCAAAAGGCCTGGATACGCCCCGGTTTTATTCTGCAGGCCTGAAGTACCGAGGGGCACGGCTGGGGTTGCAAATCTATGGCCAGCTTCCCCAAAACTTCTCGTGAAATTTTGCAGGTGCCTTCGGGCTTCGCCGGGGGTGTGTGTGCCTTGTCATTTGAGGCCGAAGGAGGTTTAAAAACTATTCCGGGATGTTTGAACGGTGGCTCTGGTATAGCTCAGGCTTGCTCGCCCCTTCCCAGGTGAACGCTGTTCACAGCAGTGGGAGGCTTACACGGAAAGAAACCCATCCGGGATGGTCGGGGTCTTGTGGAACAGCCTGACCATCCTGGGGTCGCATGGGATTGTATTAATGTGCAATGAAATACACGGTTCAAAAGCTAGGAAGCTAACGTGACGCGTTATGAAGCTCTATGAAGCAATCGTAAAAGGTGGGAAAGGAAAGCCTAGGTTGCTTAGTAGCAATGCTTTAAGACTTGTGTGACAGGCACCTCTGCGGGAGGCATAATTAATACTGAGCTTGtataaacaggaaataaaaaaatggctCTTGACTACGGTTTAGAAGTGTacttttccctgaaaaatttTCGAAGCCTGACTCTCATGTGCCGTTCCGAAAACAACATAAATGCTTTTGAAGACTCCTTTCTGGATATTGGGTCATATTCATATGCTGGAATGGGACAGCTTTTGTTATCAAAACAGTAGTGAATAATATACGAAGACAGAATATTCTCCTAAATATGCCCGTATTTTAGAACCTTACATTAGGCTTGTTGCTTGGGCGTgcagtgaaatgttttctttattcaaCCAAGTTCCACAAATTATTTTATCACTCTGTCATTGccaaaaatgtaataaaacttgGGAAAAAGAGTTGTTGTCTTGCACCTTTAAAAGAAGTTCTGAAAGTCTGCAAAGCAACATTTTATACAGAGACTTAATGCACATCCTGGTTTTATAAATATGTCATTTTAGTAAACCCGaagattttctttctagaaaGTACTGTGAAAAGTGTTTTTAATAGCATGCAGACAACTACCACTATCAGCCTGATAACTTCTTTTTTGGAATCTGTTCTTTCTATTTTGTTACTTTATGTTTAGGTGTTGATCAGTGCATCCAGAAGTTTCTGGATGTTGCAAGACAAACGGAAtgtttttttctacaaaaaagaCTGCAGCTATCAGTCCAGAAACCAGACCAAGTAATTAAAGAGGtatgtttaaattaatttacttGTGTTGTGCTAGATCAGATAAGCTGTGTACCAGTACAGTTAATCACCTCGTTCACATTAATTTTGGGTTTCTCAACATGACACTGTATCTTAAGTTGGTAGCTCTTGCCATGAACCTGGAGAAGCTGGATGCCTGCTGCTCTGTGGAGTATTGGAACACAGATGATAGTTTCATTGGAAGAAACAAACTAGTTAGATTTTGCTGGAAGTAATGATCTCTGAAATATGTGAACTAGGGGAATGGAACTAGTGCATTCACAGTGCTTTCCCTCTGTTTCATTAGAAGCTTTTCCATTATTAGAATCCATATAAGATCAGCTTGAAAAATCAAGCTAAAAAAATTACATGCTCTTTATGTAAAGTGGTTATTCTTATGAATACTGTCTATTTACTAATACACATTTTTTCATCCATAGGATGTTTCAGAATTAAGAAATGAATTGCAGAGAAAAGAAGCATTAATTCAGAAGCATTTGGGTAAACTGCGACACTGGCAACAGGTCCTGGAAGATATCAGTGTACAGCACAAAAAGCCTGCAGAAGTGCCTCAAGGTCCATTAGCTTACCTAGAACAAGCATCTGCTAATATTCCTGCTCCAATGAAGCAAACGTGATCTTTGATTTTACATATCAGAATATTTTCAACAATGCAAAGCAGTGTGTTAGTTTTACTTTGTATGCTTTTTATATAATGTAATTTGTACTACAAATATAAATAGTTAAGACGAAGCGAAataaattatcttcttttttttgcaaaaaatatgGATTGGTTTtatatttcaatgaaaaatatgcAGAGATGCTATTCAGGATGCTTTCTGGTAGAAGTATGTTTTCCAGAATGCATCCTGTTCCTCCCTGGCCCTAGCTTTCCCCTAACTATATCTTTGCTGGTGTGATGAAAATACTTGTAAAGATTACTGTTTGGTTTTACTggaagatattttaaatgttttctgatgCAGTAATTGTCCTTAAGTACCACTGCAGAAGCACCCTTAGAATTGTCTGTATCTAGCTCAGATCAAGAGTACTTTTTTTGAAGTGAATTGTCCATCTCCATTGGACTTTGCTCACCTCATGAAGAGGTGTCAGGATATACAAATTTGATTCTTACAGGATGACATGAAACCGCAAAATGCACCCTGGGGGGGTATGTATGTAATGCAGGCCCAATGTTACTGGTGGTCTATCTGTCAGGCTACTGTAGAGATGGTCCAAAATACGTACCCCCAAAATAAAGACCACTCATTGTGGATGTTGGGTCATCAGCACTGTCCAGTCTACAGAATTAGCTTCTACTGGGGTACACTATTTAGTAATCCAAATTTAGCCAAAAAAGATTTCAGAGGTAGAAATAGCAAAGGAGTCCTATCTCTGTATTACTAGGCAACAAGCTTAATTCATCCATATAGCCAGGAAAGCCACTTTCTAGGGACTCCTTTTTGGGGACAGAGTTAACTAACTAGAAAACTGTAACCCTAGAAATTAGAATTAGTAATTGTGTATTGAACTTTCTAGTGTGCTTTAAAAGTTTTTGGGGCAGAGTGGATAAAAACTGTAATGAAAAACAGCCCTATACATTTCTGATCCTCTCACAGATACCAAGGCGCTCCTCAGCGTTACTTACTGCACACCATTTTATCCCCTTCTTGATTACATGTATAAAAAGCGTCTTTTTGCCAAATCTGATGGCAAAGTCTCTTTCCAAACCAAGTAGTTCatcttggaaaaaatacagacagcTGGGATGAAAGTATTGGCTTATAGAAGCATTCTGCCCCTTCTGCCACCTTTTTACCATGGGTGAGGTGCAGTGGCTTGCAGTAAGTGCTTGCATCTGTTGGTACAGTTCTTGCTGGCTGTTTGATATAAGAAGAGGTTAGGCTGGAGGTATGCCACTTTGCACACGTAAAATTTGTTATGATGTAGCTGGGCCCTGCTGGTTGAAATTAAATGGGGATTCAAATTGAACGGCAGTTGAAGATGAACTATCCTATCTTAAACACTAGGCTGCTGGTTGCACAATTCCTTGCCTTTCACATTTCTTGATGAATTACCTGAGGGTTAATTTCTTCATGGGTGTCTTTCCTCCCAGTAATGAGTTAGCTAGCATGATCTGATAAATGTAGTCATTCGCCCACTTTGCATTTAGGTGGGTATAAGAACAATATTGAGATAAAATGTACGAGTATGCAGTTCCCATAAATCTGGAACTCCAAGTGTATCAGTCTGACTCACACTTCAGTATAACATAGCACTATTTTGCAAAACATAGAAATGGATGATTTACAAGCAAGTTTTAATGTTCATACTTACATATTATCCTAATTTATCAGGCTGATTGTTACATGTACTGAAGTGGAACAGGAATATTATATTGCAATGCTGACTATACAAAACAGTTTattaagcaaagcagaaaatatttctaaactagCCTGCTATAAACATGCTATTCTTGGAGGTATACTGCATGCTGTACAGCTTAAAATAAGTTTAACAAAAACctattaaaaactttaaaaattacatgattatatgcagaaattattttaagcagctaATGAAGCAAATGTATAAACCTACAGAAATCACCTACTGGGGTAAGATCTTTTTTCAGCTGGAGCCAGATTGACAGGACGTATCAGAGACCAAACTGCATATTTAATGTAATTGTGGAATGATACAGTCTCTTGATTAAAAAGTCTCTTCACATAACAGTATccagaattttgctttttcttcattttttacagaggttgttaaaaaaaatgcatttttctgaaatcCATGCCAGTAATTCCATAGTAATTAGATGTAAGAGAGTGCAGTTGTTCCTAATTATTTACTTGGAaattacatctttcttttttaataatcatATATTGGATTATCATTCcctaaaagaaaacaggaagagcTTTTCTAGTAATTCTGAGAAgtatggaaatattttgctttaaaatgaaaaaaatttagtaAACCATTCTTGATGCTGAGAGTCTTGTTTTTGGTCATCTTTGGTTTGTGGTGGTTCATTGCCATGTGTCCTGTGCAAACAAATAAGCATTAGCATCACTTACTCACTTACTTACAATCTTAAcaatatttaatacttttttcctggaaaaactcATGATCCTATGAATGGATCTGTGCTCACACGAACGGGATGAGGCCAAAAGGTGCCAGCTACAATTTCTAGTGGGATCTGTGCTAGCCAGGTAACTGGGCTAACAGCACTGGTAGTAACACAAAGGAAAGTGTGAAGGAGAGCTGAACAACTATGGAGAAATGTTTGAACATAATTCTTGACTTGacatctcaaaaaataaaaaaaaggatgcttCAAGAATGTGAAGTCTTGAAAATCAGAAAATGGCAGCTGCAATTCActcttaaaaatatgaaatacaatttatgcattaaaaatgttgGGTAAAAGTTTTGTTTGGAACTGAAAGATTTATCTGAATATTAACTGGCTTTTATAGTCCTATTACATAGTCCCTGATTTTTCAGCATTCAGGAtgcttttttaacttttatattAATTTTGGTTAGCTTACAGTAGCAAATATGACTTCACTTATGATTGATTGATTTAAAAGAGTAAGTAAGTAGCAGCCAAGCTACCCTCAGTCTCCCTGTATGTTTCgctttaaaatacaaatctgatCTGCCCTGGCAGACATCTGGCATGACACAGAATGCTTTTATCTTTAAGATGTAGGAATTGGCCAAACTGGATCCGAGCCCGTGTCCCGGGTTATTGTCTTTGGCAGCAGTCAGCACCAT
This window encodes:
- the MED28 gene encoding mediator of RNA polymerase II transcription subunit 28 codes for the protein MAGTLSGMFANQPPGPPPPPGPPGGPGPAGLIPPPTGLRNPNNTLVDELEASFEACFASLVSQDYVNGTDQEEIRTGVDQCIQKFLDVARQTECFFLQKRLQLSVQKPDQVIKEDVSELRNELQRKEALIQKHLGKLRHWQQVLEDISVQHKKPAEVPQGPLAYLEQASANIPAPMKQT